GCTTGTCAGCGGGGTCCCCTGCGCGCCTCGATCCGGCGAGGCCGCTCGCAATGCGCGGCTGCGCCGCGCTGACGCTCGCTGAGCAGCGCGAACCGGGAAAGGTTCGCGCTGCCCCCTCGCCGGCTCTGCGGTGCTCGGCGCGCTCTAAAGGCCGTCTCCGCCCCCCCGCCACCCGATCCTTCCCCCGTGGTTGCCGCATTCGACTGATCAAAGACACTCCCGTGCAGCCAACTGCTTGAGCGTCGTCGCTTACGGCTCGACCCGCACCCACTCGGTCGCGCGGCCTTGGCCCTCCCGCTGAAGGCGGCCTTCTTCGCGGAGGCGGTGGAGGATGGTGCGCAATTGCTGCGGCTGGCGGTCCGGGAAGCGCTGGCGCAGCATGGCCATGGTGAAGCGCTCGGGCATTTCATGGAGGACTTCGCGGCGCACCGCCAGGGCCCAGCCGCCGCGCCCGCCGGCACCGCTTTGGTAGCGGCCGTAGGCTTCGGCGACCGCGGGCGGTGCCGGGTCCGCCAGCCGTGTGGCGACGGCTCGGAAGAGGCCGTGGCACCACTCGTTGGCCTGTTTGCGGTTGCCCGCGAAGACCACGGGCAGTTTTGGGTGCAGGGCCTGGATCTCGGCCACGACCCGGGCTGTGTGGGCGGCTGACCAGGGGGCGACCCGCTGCGGGTCGAGGAAGTCGCCGTAGGTGGCTTCGACCACCAGTGCGGGATGGGGATAGGTCGCCAGTTCCGCCAGCTGCTGGTGAAGGATCTGGATCTGGCCGAAGTCGGTCAGGAGGTTGTCGAAGGTCTTGCGCTCGACCACGGCCTGGATCTGCCCGTCACTCTCCAGCGCGTAGTCGCCGGCCGGGAGGCTCTCGCGTCGCGTTTCGGCACCCGGAAAGCGCCACGGGTAACGCTCGGCGCGGTCGATCAGGGCGGTGATCGGATAATCGCCGAAGAGCTGGGTTCGGCCGCGGGTCTTGTGGGCCCGGACGGCGCCCTGGGTGCGGAAGAAGATCTGTTCGTAGTGCCCGGGCTTGTTCTTGTACGGCTTGGTCAGGAACAGGAAGTCGCAGCGCCGGCGCTTCTGCCGGTCGAGCACCAGCGCGAGCTTCTTGCCGAAGCGATTGAGCGAAACCACGGGGACGTGCTCGAGCTCCTCGGGGGTCTCCTCCGGCGGGTCCTGCTCACGCAGGCAGAAGACGTGCCCCTGCGGGCCCGGCCAGCGATCCTTGGCGCGCAGGGCGAGGATGATCCCGTCGTGATCGCTCTCCAGGGTGATCCGGTACGGGAATTTCTCGCTCTGCGTCTGCTGTACGCGCCAGTAAGTGGCCATGTTGCAAGCATAGCGCGAGCGGGTGCGCGTCGACCATGGCGCGTCGGGGCATGCCCTTGGGCTGCTGAGGTCGGTTGGCCGGTCCCCCTGTGGCGTTCGAAGGTCGCCCCCTGACGCCGGTTGGCCGCTCCCCGGTGGCGGCCTTTAGAGCGCGCCGAGCACCGCAGAGCCGGCGAGGGGGCAGCGCGAACCTCTCTTGGTTCGCGCTGCTCAGCGAGCGTCAGCGCGGCGCAGCCGCGCATTGCGAGCGGCCTCGCCGGATCGAGGCGCGCAGGGGACCCAGCCGACCGGCGGGGCGCGATCTTCGGCCGCCACCGCGGACCGGCATCCCGACCGGGGAACAGCCACCTGACCGGGGAACAACCACCCAAGTTTTGCCACCCCACAGAGGACACTCCGGCGTATCGCGCTTGCCCACGGAGTGGACCGATCTCATAATCGTTCTTCATGGAAAAACGCTCAGAACAACGCTTTTCAGGGGCTGTAACCATCTTTCGTGGGCTACGGCTTCCTGAGCGTGCTACGCCAGTAGGCTATGCCGCGCTGATCGATGCATACGACCTGCAGGTCCCGTGGCCGCGAAAGCTTCGAGCTGCCGCCGAGCGCCACAGGGTCTACAGCGAGGGCGGCTGGGAACTGCTGACACCGCGCCACCGCCCGCCCGCGACCCTTGAAAGCCACCTGACCTTCGCGCTTAAGCACGAAGGTCTCGATCTCGCTGTGCTGAAGCGACTCTTCCAAACGGTCGGTCCGGAGCCAATCGCGGGATGGGTCCGCTCCAAGCCGACGGGGTCATATGCACGAAGGGTCTGGTTCCTTTACGAGTGGCTGCTCGGGAGCCGATTGCCGCTGAGCGAAGCCACGCGCGGGAACTACGTCCCCGCAGTGGATCCCACCCTGCAGTGGGCGGGCACGGGTAAGGTGTCGAAGCGTCATCGTGTGCGCAACAATCTCCCGGGGACCCCGTCGTTCTGCCCTCTCGTTTTCCACACGGATACACTCCGCGAGATGGTCGATCGCGACCTGGCCCTGCGGGCTCGCAAGGTACTGGATGAGGTGCCCCAGCATATCCTCTCGCGCACGGCGGCCTTCCTGCTCCTGAAGGACTCGCGCTCGAGCTACGCCATCGAAGGCGAGAAACCGCCGCAGGATCGTATCCAGCGCTGGGGCCGGGCCATCGGGGAGGCCGGGCGACACCCGATCGATATCGAGGAGCTGCTTCGCCTCCAGTCCCTTGTCATCGGCGATGCCCGGTTCGTGAAACTCGGTCTACGCACTGAGGGCGGTTTCGTCGGCACTCGAGAGCATCCCGGCTTACGCCCGCTGCCCGAGCACATCAGCGCGCGGCCGGAGGACTTGCCCGATCTGGTCTCCGGCATGATCGCATTCGATCAAGAAGCGGCCAGCGCGCTTGACCCGGTGATTGCTGCGGCCGTGCTCGCCTTCGGCTTTATCTACGCGCATCCGTTTGAGGACGGCAATGGGCGGATCCATCGCTACCTGATCCACCATATGCTCGCCGAGCGCGGTTTCAATCCGCCGGGGGTGGTGTTTCCTGTTTCGGCCGTCATGCTCGAAGAGATCGACCGTTACCGGCACGTCCTGGAAGACTACTCTCGGCGCTTGCTCCCGGTGGTTGACTGGCAGCCGACAGAGGGTGGCAACGTCGAGGTGCTCAACGATACCGCGGACTTTTACCGCTTCTTCGATGCAACCCCTCACGCAGAGTTTCTCTACCGCTGCGTGCATCGCACCATCGAGCGCGACCTGCCGGAAGAGGCGCGTTTCCTGCGCCGGTACGATTCCTTCTGCCGTCGCGCAGAACAGATCGTGGACATGCCGGATACGACGCTGGATCTGCTTTTCCGCTTTCTTCAGCAGAACGAGGGACAGCTCTCCAAACGAGCCCGCACCAGGGAGTTCGCGCAACTAACCGATGACGAGGCCGCCGCCGTGGAACGGATCTATCGCGACCTGTTCACGGCGTCCTAAACCCCGCCGAAAGGCGGGGCGCGATCTTCGGCCGCCACCGCGGACCGGCCTCCCGACCGGGACCTCCTGACCGGGTAGCGGCCGTAGCTCAACTGGCGGTCGCCAGCTCCTCCTCCGGCTCCTCCACCGGCGCCGACTCCGCCGACGAACCATTGCGGTAATGGACCAGCTTCCAGTACCCGAAGAAGTACGCCGGATGCACCCCGAGGCACTCAAAGCCCGGGCGCTGCGGCAGATCATCCAGCTCCATGTCCGTGCGGAACCCGAGCAGCTTCGACAACGGCCGAATCGTCTTCTCGAACCCACGAACCACCGGATGCTGCGAGGCGAAGTGATTGATGATGAAGATCTCGCCCCCGGGCCGGCAGACCCGACGGCACTCATCCACCAATCGATCCGGGTTCGGCACTACCGAGGCGACGTACATCGCCACCACCACATCGAACGAATCGTCCGGGAAATCCAGCGCCTCGGCATCCATCTCGTGGAGCGACTCCACGTGCTCCAGCCCCTGCTCTGCCACCCGGCGATGGGCGATATCGAGCATATCCGGGCTGACATCGACGCCGACGATGGAGACATCCCGCCGGTACTCCGGCAGCGAGATCCCCGTCCCGACCCCCACCTCGAGGATGCGCCGGTCCGGCTCGGCGTTGAGATACTGCATCGTGAACTTGCGCCCCGGCGCGAAGATGCGCCCGAAAAAGCCGTCGTAGTACCGCGCGTAGCGCCGGTACGCGTTGCGGATCGAAGAGAGATCCATGACTCCGCTCACCTCCAGGAAATCGGTTCGGGTATCGCCATCGCACCGGCTCAGGCCGTGGCGCGCAGCGCCTCCGCAAAGGTGTCCACCGCCCGGTCGACCTCCTCGCGGGTGACGATCAGCGGCGGCAGCCAGCGCACGATCTGCCCCTGCGGCCCGCAGCGGATCATCAGCACGTCACGCTCTTCCATGGCCTTGAGTACCCGCGCGGCGCGATCACCATCCGGGCGCCCCTGCTCGTCCACCAGCTCGGTGCCGTGCATCAGGCCCATGCCCTGGACGTGGGCGATGGCCGGCTCCTCGGCACACAGGGCGTCGAGCCGGCGGCGCAGATGCGCACCCTGGTCGCGGGCGTTCTCCACCAAGCCCTCTTCCTCGATGACCTCCAGCGTCGCCAGCGCGGCGGCGCAGGCGACCGCGTTGCCGCCGTAGGTGCCGCCCTGGGAGGCCGGCCAGCCGCGCTCCATGATCGCTTCCGGCGCGGCCACGGCCGAGAGCGGGAAGCCACTGGCCAGCCCCTTGGCCGTGACCACCACGTCGGGCTCCACGTCGAAGTGGCTGTGGGCCCAGAAGGCCCCGCTGCGCCCGTAGCCGCTCTGCACCTCATCGGCGATGAGCAGCATACCGTGGCGATCGGCCCGCTCACGCAGCCCCTGCATGAAGGTCCGCCCGGCCGGGATGTAGCCGGCCTCGCCCTGGATGGGCTCGACGAAGAAGGCCGCCGACTCCGCCGGGCTCGACTGCGTGGCCAGGATGTGGTCGAGCTCACGCAGGCAGAACTCGGCGGTCTCCTCGTCGTCCCAGCCGTAGCGCCGGGCATTCGGGAACGGCGCGAACACGGTGCCGCCCATCATCGGCTGCACGCCGGCGCGCAGGCCCACGCTCGAGGAGGTCATCGAAAGCGAGCCCATGGTACGTCCATGGAAGCCGCCCTGGAAGACGATGATGTTGGGCCGGCCGGTGGCCTGGCGGGCCAGGCGCAGGGCGGTCTCGCACGCCTCGGTGCCAGCATTGGAGAAGAAGATACGGTCGATCGCGCCGGGCATGATCTCGCCCAGGCGCTCGGCAAGACGGACCATAGGCGGGTGGCGGACGATGGCGTACTGGCCGTGGACCAGGGTGGCGGCCTGGCGCTGGGCCGCTTCGACCACCTTGGGGTGGCAGTGTCCGGTGGCGGTGACGCCGATGCCCGAGGTGAAATCGAGGTAGCGGCGCCCGTCGGTGCCGATGATGTAGGCACCCTCGCCGCGTTCGGCGACAACCTCGCTGGACTGCTTGAGCAGCGGGGAGATAGCTCCGGTCTTGTGCGCGTCGCTCATGGTGCGTGTCCTCCGCTCGGCCGTTCCCGGCCGTTGACTGCAGGGCCGCCGCAGCGACGGCCCCCTGTGGACCAAATTAGTACGCCGCGGGCGGTTCCGCGCTGCGCCCCGGCAGCTGAAGCAGGTCGATATGCGCGCCCTCTTCGGGAGTCTCGACGCCAAAGTCGCGGCTGCGCAGGGCCTCGGCGAGGCTGTCCATGGCGCCGGACTCGCCGTGAACCAGGGCCACCCGCGGCCCATTGGCGAAGTGCTCGGCCCAGGCGATCAGCTCCGAGCGCCCGGCGTGGGCGGAAAGCCCGCCGACGGTGTGCACGGTGGCGCCGACGCGCACCGGTTCGCCCCACAAGGTCAACTCCCTGGCGCCGTCGACCAGCGCGCGCCCGGGCGTGCCCTGGGCCTGGAAGCCGACCATGATCACGTTGCAGTTGCGCCGCCACAGGTTGTGCTTGAAGTGGTGGCGGATGCGCCCGCCGTTGCACATCCCTGAGCCGGCGATGATCAGCGCCCCGGACTGGACCCGGTTGATGGCCATGGAGTCTTCGGCCTGCGGGGTCAGGCGCAGGTTGGGCAACTGGAAGCGGTGGTTCTCCGGCTCGGCGTAGAAGGCGGCGGTCTCGGCGTCGTAGAGCTCCGGGAAGCGGGCGTAGACCTTGGTGGCCTCGATGGCCATGGGGCTATCGAGGAAGACGCTCCAGTCGCCCAGTTCCCACTCCTCGTAGTGCCGGGCGAGGATGTAGAGCAGCTCCTGGGTGCGCCCGACGGCAAACGCCGGCGCCAGGATGTTGCCGCGGGAGGCGCGGGCATTGCGGATGATCTCGCCGAGTTCGGCCCAGGTCTCCTCCCAGGAGCGGTGGTCCCGGTCGCCGTAGGTGCTCTCCATGACCAGCAGGTCGGCGTCGCCGACCTGTGCCGGGTCGCGGAGGATCGGCGCGCCGGCATGGCCGAGGTCGCCGGAGAAGACCACCTTGCGGCGCTCGCCGCCGGCCTCGAGCCACATCTCGACGATGGCCGAGCCGAGGATGTGCCCGGCATCGCGCAGGCGCACGGTGACGCCGGGCACCGGCTGCCACGGTTCGTCGTAGGCGTGGCCGACCAGGGCGTCGATGGCCTGCTCGGCATCCGCCACGGTGTAGGTGGGCTCCACCGGCTCGTCGTGGCGGCGGCGGCGTTTCTTGTTCTCGATGGCGGCGTCGCGCTCGGCGAGGAAGGCGGCGTCGCGCAGGAGGATGTCCACCAGCGCGGCCCCGGCGCTGTGGGTGTGGATTGGCCCCTGGTAGCCGGCGGCTCGTAGCAGCGGCAGGCGACCGCTGTGATCCAGATGGGCGTGGGTGAGGATCACGGCGTCGAGGCTGCCCGGATCGAAGGGGAACGGCGCTCGGTTGCGTGCCTCCTGCTTGCCCCCGCCCTGGATCAGGCCGCAGTCGATGAGCACGCGGTGGTCACCGACCTCGAGCAGCATGCAGGAACCGGTCACCTCGCGGGTGGCCCCGTGGAAGTGCAGTCGCATGGACTCAGCCTCCGTCTACGCGGACGGCGCTCCGGCCGTCCGGATGCGTTGCGCCACGGCGCGGCCGACGTCGGCGCAGCCGCGCCCGCTCATGCCGTGCTCGGCGATGTCGTCGGCCACGGCGCGGTGGAGCTGCACGGCGGCACGGGCAGCCTGCGGATCGACCTCACCCATCCATTCCAGCATAGCGGCGGCGGTCAGCAGCATGGCCGCCGGGTGGGCGCGGTCGCCACCGGCGATGTCCGGGGCGCTGCCGTGGGTGGGCTCGAAGAGCGGCGGCACGCTGCGGTCGGCGGGGTTGAGGTTGGCCGAGGGGGCAACGCCCATGCCGCCGGCGAGCACTGCGGCTAGGTCGGTGAGGATGTCGCCGTGGAGGTTGCTGGCCACGACCACGTCGAACTGCCACGGCTGGCTGACGAACTTCATGCAGCAGGCGTCGATGAGCTCGTGGTGGGTGGCGATCTCCGGGTAGTCGGCGGCGACCTCGGCGAAGACCTCGCTCCAGAGCTCGCCGGCGTATTGCACGGCGTTGCGTTTGGTGACCACGCAAACGGCGGCGTCCGCACCGCCGTCACCGGCCGCATAGCGCGGCGCGCGCAGCCCCTGACGGCGCTCCTCGGCCCGCCGGGTGGCCCGCTCGAAGGCGTGGCGGATGATGCGCTCGGTACCGGCGCGGGTGAAGACCTCGAGCTGGGTGGCGGTCTCGCGGGGGGTGCCGGCGGCCAGCCGGCCGCCCTGGTCGACGTATTCGCCTTCGCTGTTCTCGCGGATGACGAGCAGATCGGTGTGCAGGGCGCGCGGGTCGGACAGGGGCATGGGGGCGCCGGCCATGGGCACCGCCGGGCGCTCACAGGCCCAAAGATCGAGCCCCTTGCGCAGCTGCAGCAGCGGCGCCAGCGAGACGCCATCGGGCAGCAGGTAGCGCCCCGGATCGTCGGCAGGCCCGGGGTCCCCGAGGGCGCCGAGGAGCAATGCGTCGTAGCCGACCAGTTGCTCGCGCCAGTCGGCGGGCATCATCTCACCGTGAGCGCGGTGCCAGGCGTGGGCGGGCCAGCCCAGCTCGGTCAGCGCCAACCGGGGCCCGGGGAGGGCCTCCAGGGCGTGGCGGGTGGCGGCCATGACCTCCGGGCCAATCCCGTCGCCGGGCATCACGGCGACCTGCCAAGTCTCCTGGTTGCGTTCCATGGCGGCCCTCCCCGGGCGTTGCCGTCCGCTTCCGCTCAGGGCAGCAGATGCGCCACCGCGTCGCGCTCCTCGGCGAGCTCGGCGGCGGTGTCGTCCATGCGTGCGCGGCTGAACTCGTCCACGGACAGCCCCTGCACGATCTCGTAGTCCCCGCTCCGACAGGTCACCGGGAAGGAGTAGATGAGCCCGGGCTCGATGCCGTAACTGCCATCGGAGGGCACGGCCATGCTCGTCCACTCGCCCTCGGGCGTGCCCAGCGCCCACTCGCGCATGTGGTCGATGGCGGCACTGGCAGCGGAGGCGGCGCTGGAGGCCCCGCGAGCCTTGATGATCGCCGCGCCGCGCTGCTGCACGGTGGGGATGAACGTGTCCTTCACCCAGGCGTGATCAACCTGCTCGCCGGCCGGAGTCCCCTGGATGGTGCAGTGGCTGATATCCGGGTACTGCGTCGCCGAGTGGTTGCCCCACACGGCCAGGCCGTGGATCTCCGTGGAATGGCAGCCAACCTTGTTGGCGAGCTGCGCCAGCGCGCGGTTGTGGTCGAGGCGGGTCATGGCCGTGAAGTTGCGCGGGTCAAGATCCGGCGCGTTGCGCTGGGTGATCAGCGCGTTGGTGTTGGCCGGGTTGCCCACCGCGAGGACCTTCACGTCGCGCTTGGCCACGGCGTTCAGCGCCTGACCCTGGGCCGAGAAGATCGCCGCGTTGGCCTCGAGCAGATCCTTGCGCTCCATGCCGGGGCCGCGGGGCTTGGCGCCGACGAGCAGGACGTAGTCGGCCTCGCGAAAGGCCTCCTCGGCGCTGTCGGTGGCGACGATGCCGGCGACCAGCGGGAAGGCGCAGTCCTCGAGCTCCATCACGGTGCCCTGCAGCGCCTCTTGGGCCTGCGGGATCTCAAGCAGCTGGAGGATCACCGGCTGATCCTTGCCGAGCATCTCGCCGGCGGCGATGCGAAAGAGCAGGCTGTAGCCGATCTGGCCGGCCGCCCCGGTCACCGCGACTCGCACGGGTGTCTTCATGGCTCTCTCCTCGATCCGTTGTAATGCCCGCCGGGCCCTGCCTGCCGACCCGGGCCGGGGGGCCGATTGTAGCAGAGGCTAGCCGCGCGCCCGCCAGTCCAGCACCGCCCCGGGCCCCTGGGCCAGGCGCTGCGCCGCGGAGCCGCTGTTCACCGCCACTTCGACCAGGCCCAGCGCGTTGACGTACCAGAACGCCGTGCCTGCGGGGACGTCAGCGAACTTCGCCGCCCGCGCCAGGCGCTCGCCGCCGACAACGAGCTCCGCCTGGTCCGGCGCGGTCTCGCCACGCCGGCCACTGATCAGATTACCGAAGCCGTCGGTGTAGATCAGGGCGTCCCAGTCCCGCGGCCACCTGTGGCCGACCCAGGTCTCCACCGCCTCCGACCCACGCGGCGGCCGGTCCGTAACCGCCACCTCGGCGGCGGCATCGGCGAAAACGTCGCGGCCGTGGAACGTCGCCGGGGTGCCCGGCGGTGGCGGCGGCAGGCAGTACGCTTGGACATCCGCGAAGTCGCGCGCCGCGACAGCGAACAGCCCGTTGTCCGGACCGATCAGCCAGCGTCCGTCGGCGCGCAGGGCCAGCCCGCCGCGCTCCGTGCCGACACCGGGGTCGACCACGGCTAGCACCACCGCGTCCGGTGGCAGGTACTTGAGGTTGGCGGCAAGCAGGTAGGCGGCACAGTCCGGGCGGAAAGCCGGAGCGTCGTGCATCAGGTCAACGACCTCGGGGGCCGAGTCGAAGGCCTGGCGCAGCCGTGCATGGAGGTGGCCCACATAGGGCCCGAGGTGGGTGTAATCCGTGAACAGGAAGACGGCACCGGGGCGAGCACGCTGGTTCACCCCGGTGCGCAAGGCGTTACGCCTCGGCCGTTTCCTCGGCGTCCTCTTCCGACTCACGCCGGGCGGCGATCGCCTCTTCCCGGTCGACGAGTTGGACGAGGGCCATCGGCGCGCCGTCGCCCTTGCGGAAGCCACAGCGCAGGATGCGCATGTAGCCGCCCGGGCGCTCCTTGAAGTGCGGCCCCAGCTCCTCGAAGAGCTTGGTGACCATCTCCTTGTCGCGCAGCCGTGCAAAGGCCAGACGGCGGTTCGCCGTGGTGTCTTCCTTGGCCAGGGTGATCAGCGGCTCGGCGACACGCCGCAGCTCCTTCGCCTTGGGCACGGTGGTGCGGATCTCTTCCTCGCGGAAGAGCGCGGCGGCGAGGTTCTTGAACATCGCCTTGCGGTGCGAGTTGTCACGGTTGAGGTGACGTCCGGCTTTACGATGGCGCATGACGTTGATCCTTTGACAGTTTAGCCGGCGATACGGGCGCGGTCCCCGAGGGACGGCGGCGGCCAGTTATCGAGTTGCATGCCCAGCGACAGCCCGTGCTCGGCCAAGGTGTCCTTGATCTCGTTGAGCGACTTCTTGCCGAGGTTCGGCGTCTTGAGCAGCTCAACCTCGGTGCGCTGGACCAGGTCGCCGACGTAGTGGATGCTCTCCGCCTTGAGGCAGTTGGCCGAGCGGACGGTGAGCTCCAGGTCGTCGATCGGGCGCAGCAGGACGGGATCGATCTCCGGCTCCTCCTGCTCTTCGCCGGCCTCCAGCAGCCCGCCTTCGAGGTCGATGAAGACCGAAAGCTGATCACGCAGCAGGCTGGCGGCGAACTTGACCGCCTCCTCGGGCGTGACCACGCCGTTGGTCTCGACATCGAGGACCAGCTTGTCGAGGTCGGTACGCTGCTCGACACGCGCACTCTCGACCGCGTACGAGACGCGGCGCACCGGGCTGAAGCTCGCATCCAGGGCCAGGTGGCCGATGGTGCGGGTGTCCTCTTCTTCGCGCGCGGTGACCGGCAGGTAGCCACGCCCCCGCTCGATCTTCAGCGACGCCTTGAACGGCTGCTCGTGCGTGATCGTAGCGATGTGAAGATCCGGGTTCTTGATCTCCACGTCGTGGTCGGTGGCGATGTCCGCCGCCGTCACGGCGCCTGGCCCCTGCTTCTCGACGCTGAGCGTCACCGAGTCGCGCTCGTTGAGCCGCACGGCGAGATCCTTGAGGTTGAGCAGGATATCCACGGTGTCTTCGTGGATGCCCTCGACCGCCGTGTACTCGTGCTGGACGCCCTCGATCTCCACCTCGGTGACCGCGGTCCCGGGCATCGACGAGAGCAGCAGCCGCCGCAGGGCGTTGCCCAGCGTATGGCCAAAGCCCCGCTCCAGCGGCTCCAGGACGACCTTGGCACGGTTGTCCGAGAGCGGCTCGATCTCGACCGAGCGCGGCTTGAGAAAGTCCTTCAGGTACCCCTTCATGGACGACACCTTGCAGTTGCGGCTGTTACTTCGAGTACAGCTCGACGATCAGCGATTCGTTGATTTCCTGAGACAGATCGGCGCGGTCCGGGGCCTGCTTGAAGACGCCTTCCATCTTGGTGGCGTCGACGTCGACCCAGGGCGCCCAGCCGTTCTGCTGCGCCAGCTCGAGGGCGGCCTGAATGCGCAGCTGGCTCTTGGCCTTCTCCTTGACGGAGACGGTGTCGCCCGGCTTGACCTGGTACGACGGGATGTTAACCACCCGGCCGTTGACCAGGATGCCGCGGTGATTGACCAGCTGCCGCGCCTCCGCGCGGGTGCTGCCAAAACCCATCCGGTAGCAGACGTTGTCCAGGCGGCTCTCGAGCAGCTGCAGCAGCGCGGTGCCGGTGGCGTCCTTACGGCGGGCGGCTTCCTTGTAGTAGTTGCGGAACTGCCGCTCCATGATGCCGTACATGCGACGGACCTTCTGCTTCTCACGCAGCTGAAGGCCGTAGTCGGACATGCGGCCGCCGCGGCGCTGCCCGTGCTGCCCCGGGGGCTGCTCGAGCTTGCACTTGGTGTCGATGGACCGGACGCCGCTCTTCAGGAACAGGTCGGTTTTCTCGCGGCGCGCCAGTTTGCACTTGGGACCAATATACTTCGCCATGGCGAGCGCTTCCTCCTCAGACCCGCCGCTTCTTGGGCGGCCGGCAACCGTTGTGCGGGATGGGCGAAACGTCGGAAATGTTGGTGATCCGGTACCCGACCGCGTTGAGCGCACGCACGGCGGACTCGCGCCCGGGGCCAGGCCCCTTGACGCGAACCTCCAGGTTCTTGAGACCGTAATCCTGCGCGGCACGCGCGGCGGTCTCCGACGCCACCTGGGCAGCGAAGGGCGTGCTCTTGCGCGACCCCTTGAAGCCGCTGCCGCCGGCGCTCGCCCAGGACAACGCGTTGCCCTGCCGGTCGGTGATGGTGATCAGCGTGTTGTTGAAGGTCGCGTTGATGTGCGCGACACCATCACTGACTGTGCGCTTGACTTTCTTCTTGCCGCCACCGCGGCTGGATGCCTTCGCCATAGGTCTCTGTTCCCGTGTTCGCTCCGAACGCGGTGCCGATCCGGCCCACGCGTTGAATGTTGCCTACCCGATCAGCGGCTGGCGGGGCCCCGACGCGGACCCTTGCGCGTACGCGCGTTGGTCTGCGTCTGCTGCCCACGCACCGGCAGGCCGCGGCGGTGCCGCATGCCCCGGTAGCAGCCGAGGTCCATCAGGCGCTTGATGTCCATCGCCACCGAGCGGCGCAGATCGCCCTCGATAACGTAGTTGCCGACTTCCTGCCGCAGCGCCTCGACCTCGGCGTCATTGAGATCGCGGACGCGCCGGTCATGCG
Above is a genomic segment from Halorhodospira halophila containing:
- the rpsM gene encoding 30S ribosomal protein S13 encodes the protein MARIAGINIPTHKHAWVALTSIYGIGRTRALSICEAAGVPHDRRVRDLNDAEVEALRQEVGNYVIEGDLRRSVAMDIKRLMDLGCYRGMRHRRGLPVRGQQTQTNARTRKGPRRGPASR
- the rpsK gene encoding 30S ribosomal protein S11; its protein translation is MAKASSRGGGKKKVKRTVSDGVAHINATFNNTLITITDRQGNALSWASAGGSGFKGSRKSTPFAAQVASETAARAAQDYGLKNLEVRVKGPGPGRESAVRALNAVGYRITNISDVSPIPHNGCRPPKKRRV
- the rplQ gene encoding 50S ribosomal protein L17, coding for MRHRKAGRHLNRDNSHRKAMFKNLAAALFREEEIRTTVPKAKELRRVAEPLITLAKEDTTANRRLAFARLRDKEMVTKLFEELGPHFKERPGGYMRILRCGFRKGDGAPMALVQLVDREEAIAARRESEEDAEETAEA
- the rpsD gene encoding 30S ribosomal protein S4, which codes for MAKYIGPKCKLARREKTDLFLKSGVRSIDTKCKLEQPPGQHGQRRGGRMSDYGLQLREKQKVRRMYGIMERQFRNYYKEAARRKDATGTALLQLLESRLDNVCYRMGFGSTRAEARQLVNHRGILVNGRVVNIPSYQVKPGDTVSVKEKAKSQLRIQAALELAQQNGWAPWVDVDATKMEGVFKQAPDRADLSQEINESLIVELYSK
- a CDS encoding SAM-dependent chlorinase/fluorinase, which produces MNQRARPGAVFLFTDYTHLGPYVGHLHARLRQAFDSAPEVVDLMHDAPAFRPDCAAYLLAANLKYLPPDAVVLAVVDPGVGTERGGLALRADGRWLIGPDNGLFAVAARDFADVQAYCLPPPPPGTPATFHGRDVFADAAAEVAVTDRPPRGSEAVETWVGHRWPRDWDALIYTDGFGNLISGRRGETAPDQAELVVGGERLARAAKFADVPAGTAFWYVNALGLVEVAVNSGSAAQRLAQGPGAVLDWRARG
- a CDS encoding DNA-directed RNA polymerase subunit alpha produces the protein MKGYLKDFLKPRSVEIEPLSDNRAKVVLEPLERGFGHTLGNALRRLLLSSMPGTAVTEVEIEGVQHEYTAVEGIHEDTVDILLNLKDLAVRLNERDSVTLSVEKQGPGAVTAADIATDHDVEIKNPDLHIATITHEQPFKASLKIERGRGYLPVTAREEEDTRTIGHLALDASFSPVRRVSYAVESARVEQRTDLDKLVLDVETNGVVTPEEAVKFAASLLRDQLSVFIDLEGGLLEAGEEQEEPEIDPVLLRPIDDLELTVRSANCLKAESIHYVGDLVQRTEVELLKTPNLGKKSLNEIKDTLAEHGLSLGMQLDNWPPPSLGDRARIAG